The proteins below are encoded in one region of Elusimicrobiota bacterium:
- the ydjP gene encoding AB hydrolase superfamily protein YdjP: MDPASCGSVSRKPLMLAFESTGTGPPLVFLHAFPLSHTMWEDQKNNLSQEVRLITLDFPGFGQSPLKSSASSMKTVASQVLLVLDHLRVEKFVVAGLSMGGYVMLELISQAPDRIEGAAFLSTRAKADSSEAREKRFKNIEFVEREGSAAFAKRILPNLVGKTSLASRQQLIDHLTRQIAQASPQAIAAALRGMADRRDLTEVVRHLACPALFLAGEEDSFIPSTEMENFSRLAPKGQFQTIPSAGHLINLEQPKLFNDLFRDFLKTLR, translated from the coding sequence ATGGATCCGGCTTCATGTGGGAGCGTCTCAAGAAAGCCACTGATGTTGGCTTTTGAATCAACGGGCACCGGCCCTCCGCTGGTTTTTCTCCACGCCTTTCCTTTGTCTCACACCATGTGGGAGGATCAGAAGAATAACTTATCTCAAGAGGTCCGGTTGATCACCCTCGACTTTCCGGGCTTTGGTCAGTCTCCGCTTAAAAGTTCAGCGTCTTCTATGAAGACGGTTGCTTCTCAAGTTCTTCTCGTCCTCGATCATTTAAGGGTGGAGAAATTTGTGGTCGCGGGCTTGTCCATGGGCGGGTATGTGATGTTGGAACTGATCTCTCAAGCCCCCGATCGAATTGAAGGCGCCGCATTCCTGTCGACTCGGGCCAAGGCTGATTCCTCTGAAGCAAGAGAAAAGAGATTTAAAAATATTGAGTTCGTTGAGAGAGAAGGAAGCGCCGCTTTTGCAAAACGAATCTTGCCCAACTTGGTTGGTAAAACAAGCTTGGCCTCCCGTCAACAATTAATTGACCATTTGACCCGACAGATTGCTCAAGCCAGCCCCCAAGCGATTGCCGCCGCCCTCAGAGGAATGGCCGATCGACGAGATTTAACTGAGGTCGTTCGACATCTCGCCTGTCCCGCCTTGTTTTTGGCCGGGGAGGAAGACTCCTTCATTCCTTCCACAGAAATGGAAAATTTTTCCCGCCTTGCTCCCAAGGGTCAATTTCAAACCATTCCCTCGGCCGGCCATTTGATCAATCTGGAACAACCAAAACTTTTCAATGACCTTTTCCGTGATTTTCTAAAAACCCTGCGTTAA